Proteins from a single region of Paraflavitalea devenefica:
- a CDS encoding SusC/RagA family TonB-linked outer membrane protein produces MYKLLKTTFWLSIVIIGNGKIASAQHPVHQKSHAVFEYSAVKKPFRKVLSDLQRQFKVDFSYTENDIAGARPVTIHYKAPSFDKLLDSILATQPIRYEFKRQLYYLMQKSIIRAAKQGDMGYLEEISGIVLDPEERPIEFASIGFEDNRSVTKTNEKGEFYLRTNERHRHLKISCQGYSVKLVSLPVDPRHKITLTLEYRTMPSFTSNYKTFKKPVTTEGADHLDETMLGPVRPKNVAVALSGLAPGTRVQLQNGSHGTHAHISIRNSSRIYDGLLANNTEVNGPLIILDRVPLPNMIISQLDYIGGSPNATGPAMGGVSILRLINPDNIESIEILKDADATAIYGSRGANGVIVINTKKAKAGMPSVTAHARYGFGRVRQYYTFLNTPQFLAARREALANDSLPATESNAPDLTLWDSLRYQDYNDFFLGGSASHVNASVSTSGITDHLNYRLALSYYKEGTVLPDKKVNQDFYDQDLHVQGRVEQKSRNGKLTIGLDGQYFSAKTVSIGNDITQAVRLAPNTPELVDARGNLLWPKGLLNPMAYLLNNYTISIENQLCHAGIDYQVNPHLKLISNLGLNIINTDETLKIPIKAQDSSTNPTGTAEFGSIFVKNQLLELMAEHKYSWKALNITSLAGATVVKQKYVREKIVGTGYTNDQTLPTQQAAAVIKASNKITEYGYLGFFGNTKLEYDHKYLLNITVRRDGSSRFGANRKYGLFWATGAGWVLSKARFLTLPSFITFAKIRGSYGVTGNDQIGDYGFKDIYAPVSNSNPYAGIQGFMPTRHPNDNYGYEECKKLELAAEFTIRNMLNVSFCYYNNTSGKLLLSETLPNFTGIGSMLINSDARVNNQGYELQLQLKGDTSRSLYAFFTLSATLPRTKLTAFPGLAFSNHAQKLVLGRSLSVQQGFTALGVDPATGVYDFVNQNKDSTLDINDYVVNGDLDPKLYGGLQGLIGYKRFALDFCWEFALQKGINQFLTFSAMKPTINGYSNVPVEFLDRWQRPGDVAQYQQYTTQSGSPASAGWDRNRNSNNYLVNAHFIRLKTISVSYSFQDLRLRRSLAACTKLFVAAENALVLTRYKGADPSSQNFAGLPPLKRYSLGFQINFK; encoded by the coding sequence ATGTACAAATTATTGAAAACTACGTTTTGGTTAAGTATCGTGATTATTGGTAACGGGAAAATAGCTAGTGCTCAGCATCCAGTTCATCAGAAAAGCCATGCAGTATTTGAATACAGCGCCGTGAAGAAGCCATTCAGAAAGGTATTGAGCGATCTGCAACGCCAATTTAAAGTAGATTTCAGCTATACCGAGAATGATATTGCAGGAGCCAGGCCGGTGACCATCCACTACAAAGCGCCCAGCTTTGACAAACTGCTGGATAGCATTTTAGCAACCCAACCCATCAGGTACGAGTTCAAAAGGCAGCTTTACTATCTCATGCAAAAGAGCATTATCCGTGCGGCCAAACAAGGGGACATGGGTTACCTGGAAGAAATATCGGGTATTGTTCTTGATCCGGAAGAACGGCCTATCGAATTTGCCAGCATCGGATTTGAAGATAACAGGAGTGTAACCAAGACCAATGAGAAAGGCGAATTCTACCTGCGTACCAACGAAAGGCACCGGCATTTAAAGATCTCCTGCCAGGGGTATAGCGTTAAACTGGTATCGCTGCCCGTGGACCCCCGGCATAAGATCACCCTGACGCTGGAGTACCGGACGATGCCCTCCTTCACCAGCAATTATAAAACTTTCAAAAAACCGGTTACCACAGAAGGCGCCGATCACCTGGATGAAACGATGCTAGGCCCCGTAAGACCTAAAAACGTGGCGGTAGCCCTATCCGGTTTGGCGCCGGGGACGCGGGTACAACTTCAAAATGGCTCGCATGGCACCCACGCCCATATCAGCATCCGGAACAGCAGCAGGATCTATGATGGTTTACTGGCCAATAATACGGAAGTAAATGGCCCCCTGATCATCCTGGACCGTGTGCCGCTGCCCAATATGATCATCAGTCAACTGGATTATATCGGGGGCAGCCCCAATGCCACCGGTCCGGCCATGGGCGGTGTATCTATTTTACGGCTGATCAACCCCGATAATATAGAATCCATAGAAATATTGAAGGATGCGGACGCCACCGCCATTTACGGCAGCCGCGGAGCGAACGGCGTTATTGTTATCAATACGAAGAAAGCCAAAGCCGGTATGCCTTCCGTTACCGCCCATGCGCGTTATGGGTTTGGGCGGGTGAGACAGTATTATACTTTTTTGAATACCCCCCAGTTCCTGGCGGCCAGAAGAGAAGCGCTGGCCAATGATAGCTTACCGGCTACTGAATCGAACGCGCCGGACCTGACCTTGTGGGACAGCTTACGCTACCAGGATTATAACGATTTCTTTTTAGGGGGAAGCGCCTCGCATGTGAATGCTTCCGTATCGACCAGCGGCATTACCGACCATTTAAATTACCGTTTGGCACTCAGCTATTATAAAGAAGGCACTGTGTTACCCGACAAAAAGGTGAACCAGGATTTCTATGACCAGGACCTTCATGTACAAGGGAGGGTGGAACAAAAATCGAGAAACGGTAAACTTACCATTGGTCTGGATGGGCAATATTTCTCCGCCAAAACGGTGTCTATTGGTAATGACATCACACAGGCAGTGAGGCTGGCTCCCAATACGCCTGAATTAGTAGATGCGCGGGGTAACCTGCTATGGCCTAAAGGATTGTTGAACCCGATGGCTTATTTACTGAATAATTACACTATTTCCATCGAAAATCAATTGTGCCATGCGGGTATTGACTACCAGGTGAATCCCCATCTTAAGCTGATCTCCAACCTGGGGCTCAATATTATTAATACGGACGAGACCCTGAAGATCCCCATTAAAGCACAGGATTCTTCCACCAACCCCACCGGCACTGCTGAGTTTGGGTCCATATTCGTGAAAAATCAATTGCTGGAGCTGATGGCCGAGCATAAGTATAGCTGGAAGGCGCTCAACATCACTTCGCTGGCAGGCGCCACCGTGGTGAAACAAAAGTATGTGCGGGAAAAGATAGTGGGCACCGGGTATACCAATGACCAAACCCTGCCCACGCAGCAAGCTGCCGCCGTGATAAAAGCCAGTAATAAGATCACCGAGTATGGTTACCTGGGTTTCTTTGGCAATACAAAATTGGAATATGATCATAAGTACCTGTTGAATATCACTGTGCGAAGAGACGGCTCTTCCCGGTTTGGCGCCAACCGGAAGTATGGCCTGTTCTGGGCAACCGGCGCCGGCTGGGTGCTATCAAAAGCCAGGTTTTTGACATTACCTTCCTTCATCACGTTTGCTAAGATAAGAGGCAGTTACGGTGTAACGGGCAATGACCAAATTGGTGATTACGGGTTTAAAGATATTTATGCGCCGGTCTCTAATTCCAATCCCTATGCCGGGATACAAGGTTTTATGCCTACCCGGCATCCGAACGACAATTACGGTTATGAGGAATGCAAGAAGCTGGAACTGGCCGCAGAATTCACGATCAGGAATATGCTCAACGTTAGTTTCTGCTATTATAACAATACATCGGGCAAGCTGTTGCTTTCTGAAACGTTGCCCAATTTCACGGGAATTGGAAGTATGCTCATTAACTCTGATGCCAGGGTCAATAACCAGGGCTACGAGTTACAGCTCCAGTTGAAGGGAGACACTTCCCGGTCATTGTATGCCTTTTTTACGCTTTCAGCAACGTTGCCCCGTACCAAACTCACGGCTTTCCCCGGATTGGCCTTTTCGAATCATGCCCAAAAACTTGTATTGGGCAGGTCGCTGAGCGTTCAGCAAGGTTTTACGGCGCTTGGCGTTGACCCTGCCACAGGCGTCTATGACTTTGTAAACCAAAACAAGGACAGTACGCTGGATATTAATGATTATGTAGTGAATGGCGACCTGGACCCCAAACTGTATGGCGGACTCCAGGGCCTGATCGGTTACAAGCGGTTTGCCCTTGACTTTTGCTGGGAATTTGCCCTGCAAAAAGGCATTAATCAATTCCTGACCTTTTCGGCCATGAAACCGACTATCAATGGATATTCAAATGTTCCGGTTGAGTTCCTTGACCGCTGGCAGCGTCCCGGCGATGTTGCCCAATACCAACAGTATACTACCCAATCCGGATCACCGGCTTCGGCAGGCTGGGATAGAAACAGGAACAGCAACAACTACCTGGTCAATGCCCATTTTATCCGGTTAAAAACCATCAGCGTTTCTTATTCTTTCCAGGACCTACGCCTGCGGCGAAGCCTGGCAGCCTGCACCAAATTGTTTGTTGCTGCTGAAAATGCCCTTGTATTGACCAGGTATAAAGGCGCTGATCCCTCTTCGCAAAACTTTGCCGGCCTTCCGCCGCTGAAAAGGTACTCGCTCGGATTTCAAATTAATTTTAAATAA
- a CDS encoding RagB/SusD family nutrient uptake outer membrane protein, whose protein sequence is MQNRIVLRFIVLLLLMLPFLGCRKIIDMQPITEVDASMLYADDQTAVSAVVGLENRFMTSISMFNGNLSRYLSLYGDDLKRISKLASDSLFYNHLLSADNEQVAEFWNSGYSYIFHCNAILTSLQHSEKITPETKNQLQGETKFIRSLVYFYLVNLFDSIPLVLVTDPQVTKHLPRAAPAAIYAQLVEDLQDAQALLSNEYPANRLLFAPRTRVNKGTAAALLARVYLYRKDYAHADTQSTWVIGCGQYTLEPDLNKVFLKDSPETIFALHPTINNYNTVEGKLFGLNPTTNKAAFEITPALWNSFEAADQRAVKWITTATMSGKKYKIPYKYKVYEAAAITEYNVLFRLADLYLIRAEARAALGHPTEAVQDLNTIRARANATLLSSSLTGAPLKDAIEAENRREYFTESGHRWLDLRRWESHDANAPHKRRADDVMEEINPQHWASYKIHFPIPGDELLKSKFLTQNPGY, encoded by the coding sequence ATGCAAAATAGGATTGTCCTACGATTTATTGTTTTGCTATTGTTGATGCTTCCCTTCCTGGGTTGCCGTAAGATTATTGATATGCAGCCCATCACGGAAGTGGATGCGAGTATGCTTTATGCAGATGACCAAACGGCTGTATCGGCTGTGGTAGGTTTGGAAAACCGTTTCATGACCAGCATATCGATGTTCAATGGCAATTTGTCGCGGTACCTGAGTTTGTATGGCGATGACCTGAAAAGGATCAGCAAATTAGCCAGCGATAGTTTATTTTATAACCATTTACTTTCGGCCGATAATGAACAGGTAGCGGAATTCTGGAATTCGGGCTATAGTTATATTTTTCATTGCAACGCCATTCTGACTTCCCTTCAACACAGTGAAAAGATCACCCCTGAGACCAAAAACCAGTTGCAGGGCGAAACGAAGTTTATCCGGTCGTTGGTGTATTTCTACCTGGTAAATCTCTTTGACAGCATTCCTCTTGTGCTGGTCACCGATCCACAGGTGACCAAACATTTACCCCGGGCAGCGCCTGCGGCCATTTATGCGCAACTGGTGGAAGACCTTCAGGACGCCCAGGCTTTGTTATCCAATGAATATCCTGCCAATCGCCTCCTGTTTGCACCCAGGACACGTGTGAACAAGGGAACTGCGGCGGCCCTGTTGGCAAGGGTTTATTTATATAGGAAAGATTACGCGCATGCAGATACGCAGAGTACGTGGGTGATCGGCTGCGGGCAATATACCCTCGAACCCGATCTCAATAAGGTATTTCTGAAAGACAGTCCCGAGACGATCTTTGCCTTACACCCTACCATTAACAATTATAATACCGTGGAGGGAAAGTTGTTTGGATTAAACCCCACTACCAACAAAGCCGCTTTTGAAATTACTCCGGCTTTATGGAACAGTTTTGAAGCTGCTGACCAACGTGCGGTTAAGTGGATCACCACTGCTACTATGAGTGGTAAAAAATATAAAATACCCTATAAGTATAAGGTGTACGAAGCGGCGGCTATTACAGAATACAATGTATTATTCAGGCTGGCCGACCTGTATTTGATCAGGGCTGAAGCAAGAGCGGCATTGGGCCATCCCACGGAGGCCGTTCAAGACTTAAACACGATCCGGGCCAGGGCAAATGCTACGCTGCTGTCCTCCTCCCTGACTGGTGCACCCTTAAAGGATGCGATAGAAGCTGAAAACCGGCGGGAGTATTTTACAGAATCGGGCCATCGCTGGCTGGACCTACGCCGGTGGGAAAGCCATGATGCCAACGCACCCCATAAAAGACGGGCAGACGATGTGATGGAAGAAATCAACCCCCAGCATTGGGCTTCTTACAAGATACATTTCCCGATACCGGGGGATGAATTGCTAAAATCCAAATTTCTTACGCAAAACCCGGGTTATTGA